One genomic segment of Paenibacillus sp. FSL H8-0332 includes these proteins:
- a CDS encoding 2-dehydropantoate 2-reductase N-terminal domain-containing protein — MRILFFGRGVISVQYAWAMEQAGHTVEFYVREGRKETFGSSIKLEMWDARKGKQLIKESWNVKLHEEIRPDYDLIIVSVNTEQLPAAAQLLSTTAGSTPILIFNNLWQDLKSSISPLSMNNVVFGFPGGGGGIEDNRLRGGFLKMLFLEQPRAGTEAINNKVKVLLESAHFKIRWIKDMQNWLWNHFAMNAAMETEVLRRGSFPAILDHSDSFANVGRNMREIIPVIKARGGKADATSLLLTKIPPALLGTLFNKLVFAKSSLPRLFMEYNNSKAGFAIHEVVREAKKLGIALPRLAAALENSGQHKVEVSG; from the coding sequence ATGAGAATTTTATTTTTCGGCAGAGGTGTCATATCGGTCCAGTATGCTTGGGCGATGGAACAGGCAGGGCATACCGTGGAATTTTACGTTAGAGAAGGGAGGAAAGAAACTTTTGGAAGCAGCATTAAGCTTGAAATGTGGGACGCACGAAAGGGGAAGCAGCTCATAAAAGAAAGCTGGAACGTCAAACTCCATGAGGAAATTCGACCAGATTATGATCTCATCATTGTGAGTGTCAACACGGAGCAGCTTCCGGCAGCAGCACAACTATTATCGACTACTGCCGGGAGCACGCCTATCCTCATCTTCAATAACCTTTGGCAGGATTTGAAATCATCGATCTCGCCCCTGTCTATGAACAATGTGGTCTTTGGATTCCCGGGAGGCGGCGGTGGCATTGAGGACAACAGGCTTAGAGGCGGCTTTTTAAAAATGCTGTTTCTGGAGCAGCCACGGGCAGGCACTGAAGCTATTAACAACAAGGTCAAAGTGCTATTGGAAAGTGCCCATTTTAAAATTCGTTGGATCAAGGATATGCAAAACTGGCTATGGAATCACTTTGCCATGAATGCGGCGATGGAGACCGAGGTGTTGAGACGGGGAAGTTTTCCGGCAATCTTGGATCATAGCGACTCCTTCGCAAATGTTGGCAGGAATATGAGGGAGATTATCCCGGTAATAAAAGCCAGAGGCGGAAAAGCTGATGCGACTTCTCTGCTGCTGACTAAGATCCCGCCGGCACTTCTCGGCACACTGTTTAACAAGCTGGTTTTTGCAAAGAGCAGCTTGCCGCGCCTTTTCATGGAATACAACAATAGCAAAGCAGGCTTTGCGATACATGAAGTTGTGCGGGAAGCGAAAAAGTTAGGTATAGCTTTGCCTCGGCTTGCTGCGGCTTTGGAAAACAGTGGACAACACAAAGTAGAGGTATCAGGATAG